A genomic stretch from Arachis stenosperma cultivar V10309 chromosome 3, arast.V10309.gnm1.PFL2, whole genome shotgun sequence includes:
- the LOC130965298 gene encoding DCD domain-containing protein NRP-B-like has protein sequence MENNQESSFWQFSDQLRVQASNLANLSLNDSIWSNNYSSKRPDERRNFDIKVGGEINSSPSPSPSPLLNKSKAPLSDFNDGWKQINNNTINGSLFTMPYNNTTTTTNLDLVGGVGMGMVNGGFNKGIYSKPSYGNFNSSINHNNNMNINLKGLKGNKGEDEVVFHPPKSSKKNNNNNNNKNKQGGDNDNKEAKAGADKRFKTLPPSEALPRNETVGGYIFVCNNDTMAENLKRQLFGLPPRYRDSVRAITPGLPLFLYNYSTHQLHGIFEAASFGGSNIDASAWEDKKCPGESRFPAQVRVITRKTCEPLEEDSFRPILHHYDGPKFRLELSVPEALSLLDIFAEQHTFNDAFKALTD, from the exons ATGGAGAACAATCAAGAGTCGTCATTTTGGCAATTCAGTGACCAACTTCGTGTGCAGGCTTCAAATCTGGCGAACCTGTCTCTCAACGATTCCATTTGGAGCAACAATTACAGTTCAAAGAGGCCTGATGAAAGGAGGAACTTCGACATCAAAGTTGGCGGTGAAATCAACTCATCACCATCACCTTCACCATCACCGCTTCTCAACAAGTCAAAAGCACCTCTCTCTGATTTCAACGATGGCTGGAAGCAGATCAACAACAACACCATCAATGGATCTCTCTTCACCATGCCTTACAacaacaccaccaccaccaccaacctTGACCTTGTCGGTGGTGTTGGCATGGGCATGGTCAACGGTGGCTTCAACAAAGGGATTTATTCCAAGCCTTCCTATGGAAACTTCAACAGCAGTATCAACCACAACAACAACATGAATATTAATCTCAAAGGACTGAAGGGTAATAAGGGAGAAGATGAGGTGGTATTTCACCCACCGAAAAGTTCcaagaagaacaacaacaataataataataagaacaaGCAAGGAGGGGATAATGATAACAAGGAGGCGAAGGCCGGTGCCGACAAGAGGTTCAAGACGCTGCCGCCATCGGAGGCTCTACCAAGGAATGAAACCGTTGGGGGATACATCTTCGTTTGCAACAATGATACCATGGCAGAGAATCTCAAAAGACAGCTATTTG GTCTGCCTCCACGGTACAGGGATTCAGTGCGGGCAATCACTCCAGGGCTGCCCCTTTTCCTTTACAACTATTCCACCCACCAACTGCACGGCATCTTCGAG GCTGCTAGTTTTGGAGGGTCAAACATAGATGCAAGTGCTTGGGAGGACAAGAAGTGCCCCGGTGAATCCCGTTTCCCTGCTCAGGTTCGGGTCATAACAAGGAAAACATGTGAACCACTCGAGGAGGATTCCTTTAGGCCTATCCTTCACCACTACGATGGCCCTAAATTCCGTCTTGAACTCAGTGTTCCCGAGGCACTCTCTCTGCTCGATATCTTTGCAGAACAACACACTTTCAACGACGCTTTCAAGGCTTTAACTGACTAA